One stretch of Actinacidiphila sp. DG2A-62 DNA includes these proteins:
- a CDS encoding aminotransferase class I/II-fold pyridoxal phosphate-dependent enzyme has product MVTQYAISGATAREIAASAEQAVADGVLQPGQSLPPVRALAESLTVSPGTVAAAYKELRRRGIVVTRGRGGTVVAEAPSVASRRPPRVPEGLRDLAGGHPDPAFLPDLVPPGRLSPGARSHRASPRLPELEELARAWFRRDGVPDAHVTFAHGALDCVARLLAVELRPGDPVAVEDPGFHHLLDLVPALGLRTVPVAVDDEGPRPESLRAALRAGARAFVLCPRAQNPYGSRVSRERRDALLGVLAAAPEVLVVEDDHGADTTQGPLHSLTAAGAAGPARWAQIRTVSKHLGTDLRWAAMACDATTLARHDGRMLLTSGWVSHVLQETVARLMTDAATAGMVRRATTAYRARREALVAALAEHGIASHGVSGMNVWVPVRDESAVVNGLRSHGWWVAGGARFRIAAPPGVRITVADLTEDEATRLAADFASLYADRSLTYGG; this is encoded by the coding sequence GTGGTGACACAATATGCGATCAGCGGCGCGACGGCCAGGGAGATTGCCGCGTCGGCCGAACAGGCGGTGGCCGACGGGGTGTTGCAGCCCGGGCAGAGCCTTCCGCCGGTGCGCGCGCTGGCCGAGTCGCTGACGGTCAGCCCGGGGACGGTGGCGGCCGCGTACAAGGAGCTGCGCAGACGCGGCATCGTCGTCACCCGCGGGCGTGGCGGCACCGTCGTGGCCGAGGCGCCGTCGGTGGCGTCGCGCCGGCCGCCGCGGGTTCCCGAGGGGCTGCGCGACCTGGCGGGCGGGCATCCTGACCCGGCGTTCCTGCCCGATCTCGTGCCGCCGGGCCGGCTGTCCCCGGGGGCGCGCTCGCACCGGGCGTCGCCGCGGCTGCCGGAGCTGGAGGAGCTGGCGCGTGCGTGGTTCCGCAGGGACGGCGTGCCGGACGCCCACGTGACGTTCGCGCACGGCGCGTTGGACTGCGTCGCGCGGCTGCTGGCGGTGGAGCTGCGGCCCGGCGACCCGGTGGCCGTGGAGGACCCCGGTTTCCATCATCTGCTGGACCTGGTACCGGCATTGGGGCTGCGTACGGTCCCCGTCGCGGTGGACGACGAGGGGCCGCGGCCGGAGTCGCTGCGGGCGGCGCTGCGGGCCGGGGCGCGGGCGTTCGTGCTGTGCCCGCGGGCGCAGAACCCGTACGGCTCGCGGGTCTCGCGCGAGCGCCGGGACGCGCTGCTCGGCGTGCTCGCCGCGGCGCCCGAGGTGCTGGTGGTCGAGGACGACCACGGCGCGGACACCACGCAGGGGCCGCTGCACTCGCTGACCGCGGCCGGTGCGGCGGGACCCGCCCGCTGGGCGCAGATCAGGACCGTCTCCAAGCACCTGGGCACGGACCTGCGGTGGGCGGCGATGGCGTGCGACGCGACGACGCTGGCCCGGCACGACGGCCGGATGCTGCTCACCTCGGGCTGGGTGAGCCATGTGCTGCAGGAGACGGTGGCCCGGCTGATGACCGATGCCGCGACGGCCGGGATGGTGCGGCGGGCCACTACCGCCTACCGGGCCCGCCGGGAGGCGCTCGTCGCGGCGCTCGCCGAGCACGGGATCGCCTCGCACGGGGTGAGCGGGATGAACGTGTGGGTGCCGGTGCGCGACGAGTCCGCGGTGGTCAACGGGCTGCGCTCGCACGGCTGGTGGGTCGCCGGTGGCGCCCGTTTCCGGATCGCGGCGCCGCCCGGCGTGCGGATCACCGTCGCCGACCTGACCGAGGACGAAGCGACGCGGCTGGCCGCGGACTTCGCGTCCCTGTACGCCGACAGGTCCCTCACGTACGGCGGTTGA
- a CDS encoding acetoacetate--CoA ligase, with amino-acid sequence MSTTPEPAAPSAPAAGTPAAAASSGTPGSTAGTETAGQPLPLWTPGPERVAAAPLTRFHAWAAEGHGAPSPGAGGPQADYAALHAWSVREPEAFWAAVAQWFDVRFATPYQQVLADPAMPGARWFPGATLNYAEHALRPALDPAKADTPALLHLDERQQTAAVSWAELSRQVASAAAALRRLGVAPGDRVGGYLPNIPQAVVALLATAAVGAVWTSCAPDFGARSVLDRLQQVEPVVLFTVDGYRYGGKTHDRSAVVAELRAGLPTLRATVHIPLLGTRAPDGALPWDEVTAGTAEPAYEQVPFDHPLWVLYSSGTTGLPKAIVQSQGGILLEHLKQTGLHLGLGPEDRFFWYTSTGWMMWNFLVGGLLAGSTIVLYDGSPGFPSVDAQWQVAEKTRATVYGTSAAYVIACRKAEAHPGRDRDLSALTCVATTGSPLPPDGFRWLHDEVAEDLWIASVSGGTDVCSCFAGGVPTLPVYVGELQAPCLGTDLQAWDAYGKPVVDEVGELIVANPMPSMPIRFWNDPDDVRYRESYFEMFPGVWRHGDWITVTSRGTVVIHGRSDSTLNRQGVRMGSSDIYEVVERLPEIRESLVIGLELPDGGYWMPLFVQLAEGAVLDDALRDRVRTAIRAHLSPRHVPDEIIEAPGVPHTLTGKRIEVPVKKLLQGTPLDRAVNPGSVDDLEVLRFYERVAAQRAAGSSEASAG; translated from the coding sequence ATGAGCACCACGCCCGAGCCCGCCGCCCCCTCCGCACCCGCAGCCGGCACGCCCGCCGCAGCCGCCTCCTCCGGGACGCCCGGCAGCACCGCCGGCACGGAAACCGCAGGTCAGCCGCTCCCGCTGTGGACGCCCGGACCCGAGCGCGTCGCCGCCGCACCCCTCACCCGCTTCCACGCGTGGGCCGCCGAGGGGCACGGCGCGCCGAGCCCCGGCGCGGGCGGACCGCAGGCGGACTACGCCGCGCTGCACGCCTGGTCGGTCCGCGAGCCCGAGGCGTTCTGGGCCGCCGTGGCGCAGTGGTTCGACGTGAGGTTCGCCACTCCCTACCAGCAGGTGCTCGCCGACCCGGCGATGCCCGGCGCCCGCTGGTTCCCCGGCGCGACCCTCAACTACGCCGAGCACGCGCTGCGCCCCGCCCTCGACCCCGCCAAGGCCGACACTCCCGCCCTGCTGCACCTGGACGAGCGGCAGCAGACCGCCGCGGTCAGCTGGGCGGAGCTGAGCCGTCAGGTCGCCTCGGCCGCCGCCGCCCTGCGCCGCCTCGGCGTGGCCCCCGGCGACCGGGTCGGCGGCTACCTGCCGAACATCCCGCAGGCCGTCGTCGCGCTGCTGGCCACCGCCGCCGTCGGCGCCGTGTGGACCTCCTGCGCCCCCGACTTCGGCGCCCGCAGCGTGCTCGACCGGCTGCAACAGGTCGAGCCCGTCGTCCTGTTCACCGTCGACGGCTACCGCTACGGCGGCAAGACCCACGACCGCTCCGCCGTCGTCGCCGAACTGCGCGCCGGACTGCCCACGCTGCGCGCCACCGTGCACATCCCGCTGCTCGGCACCCGGGCTCCCGACGGCGCCCTGCCCTGGGACGAGGTCACCGCCGGGACGGCCGAACCGGCGTACGAGCAAGTGCCGTTCGACCACCCGCTGTGGGTGCTGTACTCCTCCGGCACCACCGGCCTGCCCAAGGCCATCGTCCAGTCCCAGGGCGGCATCCTGCTCGAACACCTCAAGCAGACCGGCCTGCACCTGGGCCTCGGCCCCGAGGACCGCTTCTTCTGGTACACCTCCACCGGCTGGATGATGTGGAACTTCCTGGTGGGCGGCCTGCTGGCCGGCTCCACCATCGTGCTCTACGACGGCAGCCCCGGCTTCCCGTCCGTCGACGCCCAGTGGCAGGTCGCGGAGAAGACCCGCGCCACCGTCTACGGCACCTCCGCCGCGTACGTCATCGCCTGCCGCAAGGCCGAGGCGCACCCCGGCCGGGACCGCGACCTGTCGGCGCTGACCTGCGTGGCCACGACCGGCTCCCCGCTGCCGCCGGACGGTTTCCGCTGGCTGCACGACGAGGTCGCGGAGGACCTGTGGATCGCCTCGGTCAGCGGCGGCACCGACGTGTGCAGCTGCTTCGCCGGGGGAGTGCCGACCCTGCCGGTGTACGTCGGCGAGCTCCAGGCGCCCTGCCTGGGCACGGACCTGCAGGCGTGGGACGCCTACGGCAAGCCGGTCGTCGACGAGGTCGGCGAGCTGATCGTCGCCAACCCCATGCCGTCCATGCCGATCCGCTTCTGGAACGACCCGGACGACGTCCGCTACCGCGAGAGCTACTTCGAGATGTTCCCCGGCGTCTGGCGGCACGGCGACTGGATCACCGTCACCTCCCGCGGCACCGTCGTCATCCACGGCCGCTCCGACTCCACCCTCAACCGGCAGGGCGTCCGCATGGGTTCGTCCGACATCTACGAGGTCGTCGAACGCCTGCCGGAGATCAGGGAGTCGCTGGTGATCGGCCTCGAACTGCCCGACGGCGGCTACTGGATGCCGCTGTTCGTGCAGCTCGCCGAGGGCGCGGTCCTCGACGACGCGCTGCGCGACCGGGTGCGCACGGCGATCAGGGCCCACCTGTCGCCGCGGCACGTGCCCGACGAGATCATCGAGGCGCCCGGCGTGCCGCACACCCTCACCGGCAAGCGCATCGAGGTGCCGGTCAAGAAGCTGCTCCAGGGCACGCCGCTGGACCGTGCGGTCAACCCCGGGTCCGTGGACGACCTTGAGGTGCTGCGCTTCTACGAGCGGGTGGCGGCCCAGCGGGCGGCAGGGTCGTCCGAGGCGTCCGCCGGCTGA
- a CDS encoding MFS transporter, which yields MLWINLVDKTGSGLWFSVTALYFVVVGGLSTGATGLLLGIGGAFGLAGPPLAGRLADRVPLTRVLLAVQILRGASSLLLLFWHGFWPLLPLVALGSFGERSASVLTKLFAARVAGGDRARYQAIQRTVVNLGYTIGGLAASAALAVGSTAVYRGLLLGDGLSFVAVALLVARCAEPPSATRTVAVHPVAGKEAGTGKGAGTAAAASTPAPAQTPVTAPAPAPANPWRDPGYLGYAALDSVMFLYGAALSVGLPLWIVTRTTAPHGLAAAVFVVNTVIVVFCQVRLSRYGRSPRIAAGALRHVAVWFAVCGATAALAVVHAPWAATLSVIGCAVAVTVVEMIQSAVSWELSVSLAPADAQGAYVGVHGLAQSAERCVGPLLMTSAVLAGGPLGWLVFGAVLAAAALLQRRLVLRRLDRLGAAASPTPLSVAPITVSEQ from the coding sequence ATGCTCTGGATCAACCTCGTCGACAAGACCGGCTCCGGCCTCTGGTTCTCCGTCACCGCGCTCTATTTCGTGGTCGTCGGCGGCCTCAGCACCGGCGCCACCGGTCTGCTCCTCGGCATCGGCGGCGCGTTCGGCCTCGCCGGACCGCCCCTGGCCGGCCGCCTCGCCGACCGGGTCCCCCTCACCCGCGTCCTGCTCGCCGTCCAGATCCTGCGCGGCGCCTCCAGCCTGCTGCTCCTGTTCTGGCACGGCTTCTGGCCGCTGCTCCCGCTCGTGGCCCTCGGCAGCTTCGGCGAACGCTCGGCGTCCGTCCTCACCAAGCTCTTCGCCGCCCGCGTCGCCGGCGGTGACCGCGCCCGGTACCAGGCGATCCAGCGCACCGTCGTCAACCTCGGCTACACCATCGGCGGACTCGCCGCATCCGCCGCGCTCGCCGTCGGCAGCACCGCCGTCTACCGCGGCCTCCTGCTGGGCGACGGGCTCTCCTTCGTCGCCGTCGCCCTCCTCGTCGCGCGCTGCGCCGAACCGCCGTCGGCCACGCGGACCGTCGCCGTGCACCCGGTGGCGGGGAAGGAAGCGGGTACGGGCAAGGGGGCGGGCACGGCAGCGGCGGCATCCACGCCCGCCCCGGCCCAGACCCCGGTAACGGCACCGGCCCCTGCCCCGGCCAATCCATGGCGCGACCCCGGCTACCTCGGCTACGCGGCCCTGGACTCCGTGATGTTCCTCTACGGCGCCGCGCTCAGCGTCGGACTCCCGCTGTGGATCGTCACCCGCACCACCGCCCCGCACGGCCTCGCCGCCGCGGTCTTCGTCGTCAACACCGTCATCGTCGTCTTCTGCCAGGTGCGCCTCTCCCGCTACGGCCGCAGCCCCCGGATCGCCGCCGGCGCCCTGCGCCATGTGGCCGTGTGGTTCGCGGTTTGCGGCGCCACCGCGGCGCTGGCCGTCGTGCACGCGCCGTGGGCCGCCACGCTCAGCGTGATCGGCTGCGCGGTCGCCGTCACCGTGGTCGAGATGATCCAGTCGGCCGTCTCCTGGGAACTGTCCGTCAGCCTCGCGCCCGCCGACGCGCAGGGTGCTTACGTCGGCGTGCACGGCCTCGCCCAGTCCGCCGAGCGCTGCGTCGGCCCGCTCCTGATGACCTCCGCCGTCCTGGCCGGCGGTCCGCTGGGCTGGCTCGTCTTCGGCGCGGTACTCGCCGCCGCGGCGCTGCTCCAGCGCCGCCTGGTGCTTCGCAGGCTCGACCGACTGGGCGCGGCGGCATCGCCGACCCCGTTGTCAGTGGCACCGATTACGGTGAGTGAGCAGTAG
- a CDS encoding M15 family metallopeptidase — translation MLKPITALRALALPLAALLALSAAGPARARADARADVRAGAATAPQRAHDPTAPAQFVALSAVDPTIVQEMRYFTVHNFTGARVDGYRVPMCILTRAAAQALHRVQTGLLARGYTLKVYDCYRPQRAVDDFVAWAEDLDDQAMKAEFYPRVDKTRLFADGYIAAKSGHSRGSTMDLTVVPLPVRPTRPYRPGEPLTPCYGPKSERFPDNSLDMGTGFDCFDTLAHTLDPRIQGVQLDNRLLLKSAMEAQGFTNLPEEWWHYTLNDEPFPDTYFDFPVDPRSLANHPASTRR, via the coding sequence ATGCTGAAGCCGATCACCGCCTTACGCGCCCTCGCCCTGCCGCTCGCCGCGCTCCTCGCGCTCTCCGCGGCCGGCCCCGCCCGGGCCCGCGCCGACGCGCGGGCCGACGTCCGGGCCGGCGCGGCGACCGCACCGCAGCGCGCCCACGATCCCACGGCCCCCGCGCAGTTCGTCGCGCTGAGCGCGGTGGACCCGACCATCGTCCAGGAGATGCGCTACTTCACCGTGCACAACTTCACCGGCGCCCGCGTCGACGGGTACCGCGTGCCGATGTGCATCCTGACCCGGGCCGCCGCGCAGGCCCTGCACCGGGTGCAGACGGGGCTGCTCGCCCGCGGCTACACCCTGAAGGTGTACGACTGCTACCGCCCGCAGCGCGCCGTCGACGACTTCGTGGCGTGGGCCGAGGACCTGGACGACCAGGCCATGAAGGCCGAGTTCTACCCGCGCGTCGACAAGACCCGGTTGTTCGCGGACGGTTACATCGCCGCGAAGTCCGGGCACAGCCGCGGCAGCACCATGGACCTCACGGTCGTGCCGCTGCCGGTCCGGCCCACCCGGCCGTACCGCCCGGGCGAGCCGCTGACGCCGTGCTACGGGCCCAAGAGCGAGCGCTTCCCCGACAACTCCCTGGACATGGGCACCGGTTTCGACTGTTTCGACACCCTCGCGCACACGCTGGACCCGCGCATCCAGGGCGTCCAGCTGGACAACCGGCTGCTGCTGAAGAGCGCCATGGAGGCGCAGGGCTTCACCAACCTGCCCGAGGAGTGGTGGCACTACACGCTCAACGACGAGCCCTTCCCCGACACGTACTTCGACTTCCCCGTCGATCCGCGGTCGTTGGCGAACCACCCGGCGTCCACGAGGCGTTGA
- a CDS encoding NUDIX domain-containing protein, protein MPPPPPQPPATAESGPAAGPGAPVRDSHCSSCGAPFTPGAGWPRTCPACGTIAYRNPLPVAVALLPVRDADGLGLVVIRRAIPPQLGRLALPGGFVDVGESWQRAVVRELFEETRIQVPTADVVLADALTDEQGGYLLLFGLLPELAAAGLPPSAPTDETDGYVLLREPAELAFELHTLAARRWFDGAYATAGTRPA, encoded by the coding sequence ATGCCGCCCCCGCCCCCGCAGCCCCCGGCGACCGCCGAGTCCGGCCCGGCCGCGGGGCCGGGCGCCCCGGTGCGCGACTCGCACTGCTCGTCCTGCGGCGCGCCGTTCACGCCCGGCGCGGGCTGGCCCCGCACCTGCCCGGCCTGCGGCACGATCGCCTACCGCAACCCGCTGCCGGTGGCCGTCGCGCTGCTGCCGGTGCGGGACGCGGACGGCCTCGGACTCGTCGTCATCCGTCGCGCCATCCCCCCGCAGCTGGGCCGGCTCGCGCTGCCCGGCGGCTTCGTCGACGTCGGCGAGAGCTGGCAGCGGGCCGTGGTGCGCGAGCTGTTCGAGGAGACCCGCATCCAGGTGCCGACCGCCGACGTGGTCCTCGCCGACGCGCTCACCGACGAACAGGGCGGCTATCTGCTGCTGTTCGGCCTGCTGCCCGAACTCGCCGCCGCCGGCCTGCCGCCGTCCGCGCCGACCGACGAAACGGACGGCTACGTGCTGCTGCGCGAGCCCGCCGAGCTGGCGTTCGAGCTGCACACGCTCGCCGCGCGCCGCTGGTTTGACGGCGCGTACGCGACCGCGGGCACGCGGCCGGCCTGA
- a CDS encoding adenylosuccinate synthetase: MHTIVVDLGHGDAGKGAVVDALSRDGHVAAVVRFNGGAQAAHNVVTEQGGHHTFAQFGSGTLRGVPTHLSRLMLVDPLALTAEADHLRALGVPDPYALLTVDRRALLTTPYHAAAGRLREQARGAARHGSCGMGVGESASYALTHPGDAPTAGDCTSRPRLLRLLRLLRDRLADALGGPLPAPPVEDCADAYAAFARTVTLTGDDELHRLVRRGPLVFEGAQGVLLDEWHGFHPYTTWSTTTFANARTLLAEADAPDGARRLGVVRTYTTRHGPGPLVTEDPALTAALPEPHNGTGRWQGAFRIGHFDAVAHAYAVEVCGGVDGLAVTHLDAPARAGLRICRGYDVDGEPVTRIEPGPAGDLARQAELTGRLLRARPARWDEPGSDPDAWTGALSALLNAPVVLESSGPTRQRLVDAGWFANDRGSTGKSKYVSGKGSSLSV; this comes from the coding sequence GTGCACACCATCGTCGTCGACCTCGGCCACGGCGACGCCGGCAAGGGCGCCGTGGTCGACGCGCTCAGCCGCGACGGCCACGTCGCCGCCGTCGTCCGCTTCAACGGCGGCGCCCAGGCCGCGCACAACGTCGTCACCGAGCAGGGCGGCCACCACACCTTCGCCCAGTTCGGCTCCGGCACGCTGCGCGGCGTGCCCACCCACCTGTCCCGGCTGATGCTCGTCGACCCGCTCGCGCTGACCGCCGAGGCCGACCACCTGCGCGCCCTGGGCGTGCCCGACCCCTACGCGCTGCTCACCGTCGACCGGCGGGCGCTGCTCACCACGCCCTACCACGCCGCCGCCGGCCGGCTGCGCGAGCAGGCCCGCGGCGCCGCCCGGCACGGCTCGTGCGGGATGGGCGTCGGCGAGAGCGCGAGCTACGCGCTCACCCATCCGGGGGACGCCCCCACCGCGGGCGACTGCACCTCACGGCCACGCCTGCTGCGGCTGCTGAGACTGCTGCGGGACCGGCTCGCCGACGCGCTCGGCGGGCCGCTGCCGGCCCCGCCGGTCGAGGACTGCGCCGACGCCTATGCGGCCTTCGCCCGCACCGTCACGCTCACCGGCGACGACGAACTGCACCGGCTGGTGCGGCGCGGCCCGCTGGTCTTCGAAGGCGCGCAGGGCGTGCTGCTGGACGAATGGCACGGCTTCCACCCGTACACCACCTGGTCCACCACCACCTTCGCCAACGCCCGGACGCTGCTCGCCGAGGCGGACGCCCCGGACGGGGCCCGCAGGCTCGGGGTGGTCCGCACCTACACCACCCGGCACGGGCCGGGACCGCTGGTCACCGAGGACCCGGCGCTGACCGCGGCGCTGCCCGAGCCGCACAACGGAACCGGCCGCTGGCAGGGCGCCTTCCGCATCGGCCACTTCGACGCGGTCGCCCACGCCTACGCGGTCGAGGTCTGCGGGGGAGTGGACGGGCTCGCCGTCACCCACCTCGACGCCCCGGCCCGCGCCGGGCTGCGGATCTGCCGCGGATACGACGTCGACGGCGAACCCGTCACGCGCATCGAACCCGGGCCGGCCGGCGACCTGGCGCGGCAGGCGGAGCTGACCGGCCGGCTGCTGCGCGCCCGCCCCGCACGCTGGGACGAGCCGGGCAGCGATCCGGACGCCTGGACGGGCGCGCTCAGCGCGCTGCTGAACGCGCCCGTCGTGCTGGAGTCGTCCGGTCCGACGCGTCAACGCCTCGTGGACGCCGGGTGGTTCGCCAACGACCGCGGATCGACGGGGAAGTCGAAGTACGTGTCGGGGAAGGGCTCGTCGTTGAGCGTGTAG
- a CDS encoding glycoside hydrolase family 31 protein yields the protein MDVGDLLRSVRMAGSAQGLRSVRSAWRRRRLDARDLPRRGPERARVPGAAVDAEPGPGGGTVRFARSVLRVRVAVGGAVFCGWDGAEPEPSYALAPGSPRAGLTGRCPEADLRAVLEPDKDGWRVVSERVTVHVSRHGAVEIRTPGGLLLRRELPPRWWDAPDGPGSGGAGSPDAAAGGADGPGGGDGPRWVQRSQTPADARVFGLGGRSGGPRLPAGTYRLWNTDPGGAFGPGDDPLYITMPVQFVVADAGCHLVFHDNTWDGQVTLRDGEEGAGSGHDRPGGCEVRMDGGPLRYWVIAGTPARVLSAWTALTGRPALPPRWALGHHISRWGFGSQQEVRAVVAGYRERGLPLSAVHLDIDHYDGHRVFTADARRFPDLPGLSRELAEQGIRLVSIVDPAVKAEAGLDAYESGVAADAFVRDAHGRQVRGVVWPGEAVYPDFTDPAARAWWGGLYAERVARGFAGVWHDMNEPVSFAAFGDPSLPRSARHTLEGRGGDHREAHNVYALGMAAAGHRALTELLPGQRPFLFSRSGWAGMQRYGGTWSGDVATGWQGLRASLALVLGLGLCGVPYSGPDVGGFSAPPEPELYLRWFQLGAYLPFFRTHSSIDAGLREPWRFGPAVLEHARAALAERTRLLPYFETLAHIARGTGAPYVRPLWWSSPADRALRECGDAFLLGDALLVAPVLEPGAVARAVRLPRGLWYDTATGRAHRGPGQVLLDAPPGRTPVLARAGAVLPVAGADGAIELEAWAPRTGRTGGGVVFTGDPEGWGAPTMERFTTRWADGRVLVERDGGGEVGYRVRVRGRRGLPGGAGRGRDGRRRGRRRGVRAAEPGGQGGCGAGRP from the coding sequence ATGGATGTCGGGGACCTGCTGCGGTCGGTGAGGATGGCGGGTTCCGCCCAGGGCCTGCGCTCGGTGCGCTCGGCGTGGCGCAGGCGGCGCCTGGACGCGCGCGACCTGCCGCGGCGCGGCCCCGAGCGGGCCAGGGTGCCGGGCGCGGCGGTGGACGCGGAGCCGGGACCGGGCGGTGGCACGGTCCGCTTCGCACGGTCGGTGCTGCGGGTGCGGGTCGCGGTGGGCGGCGCGGTCTTCTGCGGCTGGGACGGCGCGGAGCCGGAGCCGTCGTACGCGCTGGCGCCCGGTTCGCCGCGGGCCGGTCTCACCGGGCGGTGCCCGGAGGCGGACCTGCGGGCGGTGCTGGAGCCGGACAAGGACGGCTGGCGGGTGGTGTCCGAGCGGGTGACCGTGCACGTGTCCCGGCACGGCGCGGTGGAGATCCGCACCCCCGGGGGCCTGCTGCTGCGCCGGGAGCTGCCGCCGCGCTGGTGGGACGCCCCGGACGGCCCGGGCTCCGGGGGCGCGGGGTCGCCGGACGCGGCGGCGGGCGGCGCGGACGGCCCCGGCGGGGGTGACGGTCCGCGCTGGGTGCAGCGGTCGCAGACGCCGGCCGACGCCCGGGTGTTCGGGCTCGGCGGGAGGTCCGGCGGCCCGCGGCTGCCGGCGGGCACCTACCGGCTGTGGAACACCGACCCCGGTGGGGCGTTCGGGCCGGGCGACGATCCGCTGTACATCACCATGCCGGTGCAGTTCGTGGTCGCCGACGCCGGCTGCCACCTGGTCTTCCACGACAACACGTGGGACGGCCAGGTGACGCTGCGCGACGGCGAGGAGGGCGCGGGGTCGGGGCACGACCGGCCGGGCGGCTGCGAGGTGCGGATGGACGGCGGTCCGCTGCGCTACTGGGTGATCGCGGGCACGCCGGCGCGGGTGCTGTCGGCGTGGACGGCACTGACCGGGCGGCCGGCGCTGCCGCCGCGCTGGGCGCTGGGGCACCACATCTCGCGCTGGGGCTTCGGCAGTCAGCAGGAGGTGCGCGCGGTGGTGGCCGGCTACCGGGAGCGCGGGCTGCCGCTGTCGGCGGTGCACCTGGACATCGACCACTACGACGGCCACCGGGTCTTCACCGCGGACGCCCGGCGCTTTCCCGACCTGCCGGGCCTGTCACGGGAGTTGGCCGAGCAGGGGATACGCCTGGTGTCGATCGTGGACCCGGCGGTGAAGGCGGAGGCGGGCCTGGACGCGTACGAGTCGGGTGTCGCGGCCGACGCGTTCGTACGGGACGCGCACGGGCGGCAGGTGCGGGGCGTGGTGTGGCCGGGCGAGGCGGTCTACCCGGACTTCACCGATCCCGCGGCCCGCGCGTGGTGGGGCGGGCTGTACGCCGAGCGGGTCGCGCGGGGCTTCGCCGGGGTGTGGCACGACATGAACGAGCCGGTGTCGTTCGCGGCGTTCGGCGACCCGTCGTTGCCGCGGTCGGCCCGGCACACGCTGGAGGGCCGCGGCGGCGACCACCGCGAGGCGCACAACGTGTACGCGCTGGGCATGGCGGCGGCCGGGCACCGGGCGCTGACCGAACTGCTGCCGGGGCAGCGGCCGTTCCTGTTCTCCCGGTCGGGCTGGGCGGGCATGCAGCGCTACGGCGGCACCTGGTCGGGCGACGTGGCGACCGGATGGCAGGGGCTGCGCGCCTCGCTCGCGCTGGTGCTGGGCCTGGGGTTGTGCGGGGTGCCGTACTCGGGGCCCGACGTGGGCGGGTTCAGCGCGCCGCCGGAGCCGGAGCTGTACCTGCGGTGGTTCCAGCTCGGCGCGTACCTGCCGTTCTTCCGCACCCACTCCTCGATCGACGCGGGGCTGCGCGAGCCGTGGCGGTTCGGCCCCGCGGTGCTGGAGCACGCGCGGGCCGCGCTGGCCGAACGCACGCGGCTGCTGCCGTACTTCGAGACGCTCGCGCACATCGCCCGCGGCACCGGCGCGCCCTACGTGCGGCCGCTGTGGTGGTCCTCGCCCGCCGACCGGGCGCTGCGCGAGTGCGGCGACGCGTTCCTGCTCGGTGACGCGCTGCTGGTGGCGCCGGTGCTGGAGCCGGGCGCCGTGGCTCGGGCGGTACGGCTGCCGCGCGGCCTGTGGTACGACACGGCGACGGGCCGGGCGCACCGCGGGCCCGGGCAGGTGCTGCTGGACGCGCCACCGGGCCGGACGCCGGTACTGGCCAGGGCCGGGGCGGTGCTGCCGGTGGCCGGGGCGGACGGTGCGATCGAGCTGGAGGCGTGGGCGCCGCGCACCGGACGCACCGGCGGCGGCGTGGTCTTCACCGGCGACCCGGAGGGCTGGGGCGCGCCGACGATGGAGCGGTTCACCACGCGGTGGGCCGACGGCCGGGTGCTGGTCGAGCGCGACGGCGGCGGCGAGGTCGGCTACCGGGTGCGGGTGCGGGGCCGGCGCGGACTCCCCGGCGGTGCGGGACGCGGGCGGGACGGCCGGCGCCGCGGACGCCGCCGCGGAGTGAGGGCGGCCGAGCCCGGGGGCCAGGGCGGTTGCGGGGCGGGCCGGCCGTGA